The genomic stretch AGGAGAAGCAAGTAGGTTTCTCAGATTATTATCGGAGGCTGAAAAATCTCTATACCCGGGCTGTGAAAAGTATTCAAAACTCTCGTTTATTGTCCATATCCTCCACTTGAAAACAATGAATCGGTGGACTTGTAAATCTACTGATATGTTGCTGAAGTTCTTGCATCAAGTATTTCCTACAGCTTTGATTCCCAGTTCATATTACGAGGCAAAAAATTTCATCCGTGAGTTGGGGCTGAAGTGTGAAAAGATCCATGCCTGTGAAAATGATTGTGCACTTTTTtggaatgaaaataaaggccttGATCATTGTCCAAATGAAAAATGTAAAGCACCGCAGTATAAATCTCCAAATTCCAAAATTCCTAGAAAGGTGTTGCGTTATTTTCCATTAAAACCAAGGCTGCAAAGACTGTTTGTGAACAAAGAGATTGCTCGGGATATGAGGTGGCATAAGGAGGGACGTGTAGATAATGAGAACATGATGTGACACCCTGCTGATTCATTAGCTTGGAAGGATTTTGATAGAAATCACAAGTCCTTCGCTGAAGATCCTAGAAATGTGAGGCTAGGGCTTGCTAGTGATGGCTTTAATCCCTTTGGAACCATGAGCAATTCATATAGTATATGGCATGTTATCCTTGTTCCTTACAATCTACTTCCTTGGAAATGCTTAAAagatccattttttttcctatcaATGATTATTCCTGGTCCCAAAGCACCTGGAAATGACATTGACATATTCTTTAGACCACTAGTTGATGAGTTAAAAGAGTTATTTGTCACTGGTGTGG from Coffea eugenioides isolate CCC68of chromosome 8, Ceug_1.0, whole genome shotgun sequence encodes the following:
- the LOC113780518 gene encoding uncharacterized protein LOC113780518, coding for MDRSWMPIKNYLDPKYLDRVDEFIKFAFLGKDPNCKLPCPCKVCNNFEDQTKEVMANHLCRGIVDSYTRWIYHGEGFESDDENDDIEINDNDSDFDSMEELLNDVGVANFGESWRHSPELDTGACTEKEGEASRFLRLLSEAEKSLYPGCEKYSKLSFIVHILHLKTMNRWTCKSTDMLLKFLHQVFPTALIPSSYYEAKNFIRELGLKCEKIHACENDCALFWNENKGLDHCPNEKCKAPQYKSPNSKIPRKVLRYFPLKPRLQRLFVNKEIARDMRNHKSFAEDPRNVRLGLASDGFNPFGTMSNSYSIWHVILVPYNLLPWKCLKDPFFFLSMIIPGPKAPGNDIDIFFRPLVDELKELFVTGVETYDAFREENFMLRAALL